A single Corynebacterium stationis DNA region contains:
- a CDS encoding ABC transporter permease, with protein sequence MLLNTFRSELTKLFTTRSVWWTTGVFFFLAIGWTLLMVLPGNSQPVEEQIPVPPNALVTGVYSLAMPVLLIQAVMVVTTEYRFGVQTNTYMANQNRAMVVIVKAVMYAAIAAILVVVAILAVLVLAKLLLAGEMGEQFEIFDDFTKRALWVFPLGMLMLVIFSQGLGLIMRQTTGAVALSLILYLGIDGMVTMIPKIGEDIVHYMPFSALNTWIMDGDVAGAPWDSVTGSGLVFAVWALAAWIIGLVMLVKRDA encoded by the coding sequence ATGCTTCTTAATACTTTTCGCTCAGAGCTGACCAAGTTATTTACTACCCGCTCGGTGTGGTGGACAACCGGAGTATTCTTTTTCCTCGCCATCGGCTGGACGTTGTTGATGGTTCTTCCGGGCAACTCCCAGCCGGTGGAAGAGCAGATTCCTGTGCCACCTAATGCTTTAGTCACGGGTGTCTACAGCTTGGCTATGCCAGTGCTGCTCATCCAAGCCGTCATGGTCGTGACCACCGAATACCGCTTCGGGGTCCAAACCAACACGTATATGGCGAATCAAAACCGCGCGATGGTCGTGATTGTGAAAGCCGTGATGTACGCGGCTATCGCCGCAATCCTCGTGGTCGTCGCTATCTTGGCAGTCCTGGTGCTAGCGAAGCTGTTGCTGGCTGGTGAGATGGGCGAGCAATTTGAGATCTTTGACGATTTCACCAAACGCGCGCTGTGGGTCTTCCCCCTGGGCATGCTCATGCTCGTTATCTTTAGCCAGGGCTTAGGCCTGATTATGCGTCAGACCACCGGCGCGGTGGCGCTGTCGCTGATTTTGTACTTAGGTATCGACGGCATGGTGACCATGATTCCGAAAATCGGCGAGGACATCGTGCACTACATGCCATTTTCCGCGCTCAACACGTGGATCATGGATGGTGATGTTGCGGGTGCACCGTGGGATTCCGTGACCGGATCCGGACTGGTCTT
- a CDS encoding ABC transporter ATP-binding protein: protein MIEVQGLTKQYRSVRAVDDLSFEVKPGKVTGFLGPNGAGKSTTMRMIVGLDEPTAGSALIHGTPYSKLKNPLRTIGCLLDAKAVHPNRSAAAHLKWMAQSNGIATSRVKEVLELVGLSDVAKKKAGGFSLGMGQRLGLASALLGDPEILILDEPVNGLDPEGIRWVRSLVRALAAEGRSVLISSHLLSEMALTADHLVVIGRGKLIADQPTYEFVKEHSASNVLVRTDFVPEFSQALENENVEFTSTHDEEGREQLLIRDQTTDYVGNLAYSVGVPLTELTLKRASLEDAFMDLTSDSVQYHAEALPGEDSDAS, encoded by the coding sequence ATGATTGAAGTTCAAGGATTGACGAAACAATATCGGTCAGTCCGTGCGGTTGATGACCTCTCTTTTGAAGTCAAGCCCGGGAAAGTAACTGGGTTTTTAGGTCCTAACGGCGCGGGCAAGTCCACTACCATGCGCATGATTGTCGGACTTGATGAGCCAACCGCAGGTAGCGCGCTCATTCACGGCACGCCTTATTCGAAGCTGAAGAACCCACTGCGCACCATCGGCTGTTTGCTTGATGCCAAGGCAGTGCACCCGAACCGCTCTGCGGCGGCGCACTTAAAGTGGATGGCGCAATCCAACGGCATTGCGACCTCACGGGTGAAGGAAGTCTTAGAACTTGTGGGCTTGAGTGATGTGGCCAAGAAGAAAGCCGGCGGCTTTTCACTCGGCATGGGCCAACGCTTGGGCCTTGCCAGTGCTTTGCTGGGTGACCCAGAGATTTTGATTCTGGATGAGCCGGTCAACGGCCTTGACCCCGAAGGTATCCGCTGGGTGCGCTCTCTGGTGCGCGCGCTGGCGGCAGAAGGCCGCTCGGTTTTGATTTCCTCCCACCTGCTCTCAGAGATGGCCTTGACCGCAGATCACCTGGTTGTCATCGGACGCGGAAAATTGATTGCGGACCAGCCAACTTATGAGTTCGTGAAAGAGCATTCAGCGTCCAATGTTTTGGTACGCACCGATTTCGTGCCGGAATTTTCCCAAGCTTTGGAAAATGAGAACGTGGAATTTACTTCCACCCACGACGAAGAAGGCCGCGAGCAGCTGCTCATTCGCGACCAAACCACCGATTACGTGGGCAACCTCGCTTATTCGGTGGGCGTGCCGCTGACTGAGCTAACGCTCAAGCGCGCTTCGCTGGAAGACGCTTTTATGGATCTCACTAGCGATTCCGTGCAGTACCATGCCGAGGCTCTACCGGGAGAGGACTCCGATGCTTCTTAA
- a CDS encoding NUDIX domain-containing protein produces MAGREALHANGDGWAAGPGGVRMWGRYGAAGLFLLARNSSGPVVLMQHRAAWTNFGDTWGIPGGARDLHESAEDAAVRETVEECAIDPNHVLVVGAEVTAGPFEAVAGLPGGWTYTTVIAQTSDGNTLATTANEESKELRWVPVDQLEELQLIAPFRQALPRIRQLIEPLI; encoded by the coding sequence ATGGCTGGACGGGAAGCACTACACGCAAATGGTGACGGTTGGGCAGCAGGGCCCGGTGGGGTTCGCATGTGGGGACGCTATGGCGCTGCCGGGTTATTTCTTCTCGCGCGGAATAGTTCCGGGCCAGTGGTGCTGATGCAGCATCGCGCTGCGTGGACCAATTTCGGTGATACATGGGGCATCCCAGGGGGCGCGCGCGACCTTCACGAAAGTGCCGAAGATGCAGCTGTGCGTGAAACCGTAGAAGAATGTGCAATAGATCCAAATCACGTCTTGGTGGTGGGGGCGGAAGTAACCGCCGGTCCTTTTGAGGCAGTAGCGGGCTTACCTGGTGGGTGGACTTATACCACTGTTATTGCCCAAACCAGTGATGGAAATACGCTTGCTACCACGGCAAATGAAGAATCTAAGGAGCTGCGTTGGGTGCCAGTAGACCAGCTGGAAGAGTTGCAGCTCATTGCGCCGTTTCGGCAGGCACTGCCAAGGATTAGGCAGTTGATTGAACCATTGATTTAA
- a CDS encoding glutamate ABC transporter substrate-binding protein produces the protein MTKTRALSALLLAACLTMTACGTRNDGKTPPDPALQQSEETNELPRAMNSDPLTAPIAGPPLPVGSRWMPASEYTPKESNFDAELRGTYRPDDKDPKERVPNIIERGRLIVGVDQSHNLLSYRDAATGELRGFEVEIAHEIAEDIFGDRDRVDFRFLQSADRTRALANGTVDIVIRTMTITPDREKEIAFSQPYMITDTRMLVLTSSGITSVEQTSGRTLCAVEGSTALDKIPDFAPNSNLLITKSWGDCLMSLQLGQTNAVVVDDTLLSGMMAQDPYSSIVGETLATESYGIGVRKPDQHFDSRGLIRQVNSTLDRIQEDGTWRSLFDEWFGPYLPVPTLPEPKYIDEGRRGDNDDEEQA, from the coding sequence ATGACTAAAACTCGTGCACTTTCAGCGTTGTTGCTCGCAGCTTGCTTGACGATGACTGCGTGCGGCACCCGCAACGACGGTAAGACCCCGCCGGACCCGGCGCTGCAGCAAAGTGAAGAAACTAATGAGCTGCCACGTGCGATGAATTCGGATCCTTTGACTGCACCCATTGCTGGTCCCCCGCTGCCGGTGGGCTCACGCTGGATGCCGGCGAGCGAGTACACACCGAAAGAGTCCAACTTTGACGCGGAACTGCGCGGTACTTACCGCCCTGATGATAAAGACCCGAAAGAGCGCGTGCCCAATATCATTGAGCGCGGCCGGTTGATTGTGGGCGTGGATCAGTCGCATAATCTGCTGTCCTACCGTGATGCTGCCACCGGTGAGCTGCGCGGTTTTGAAGTCGAGATCGCGCACGAAATCGCCGAAGACATCTTTGGCGACCGCGACCGTGTGGATTTTCGTTTCCTGCAATCCGCGGACCGTACGCGCGCGTTGGCTAATGGCACCGTGGATATTGTTATTCGCACGATGACTATTACGCCGGACCGTGAGAAGGAAATCGCGTTTTCCCAGCCGTACATGATCACCGATACGCGCATGTTGGTGCTTACGAGCTCCGGGATTACTTCCGTGGAGCAAACCTCTGGGCGCACATTGTGTGCGGTGGAAGGTTCAACGGCGCTGGATAAGATCCCCGATTTCGCGCCCAATTCCAATTTGCTCATCACCAAATCTTGGGGCGATTGTTTGATGTCGCTGCAGTTAGGGCAGACCAATGCGGTGGTTGTCGATGACACTTTGCTTTCCGGGATGATGGCGCAGGACCCGTATTCTTCTATCGTTGGCGAAACTTTGGCGACGGAGAGTTACGGTATCGGCGTGCGCAAACCAGACCAGCATTTTGATTCGCGCGGGCTTATCCGCCAGGTCAATTCCACGCTCGACCGCATCCAAGAAGATGGCACGTGGCGCTCGCTTTTCGATGAATGGTTCGGCCCTTACTTACCCGTTCCCACTTTGCCGGAGCCGAAGTATATAGACGAAGGTCGCCGCGGCGACAACGATGATGAGGAGCAGGCATGA
- a CDS encoding serine/threonine protein kinase, protein MTHNFSDDELNYLTPEDDKGKDEDGGKGEPGTEAVAFDPFADDDDEFPDASHNAADAEVAALLRQVGAGDDPAGKGAAGDNTAGGDVDTGAATEAVAFDPFADDDDEFGDADGDNQRTDAVAFDPFADEDDNDDSEAAFTDPDNIAALIKDLGQLRDRNEKQSGDLLDTSQRSRQQALDTFRELRLAARTNREVADGMVTLPFVVPTAPEDALIDPTEAIKEKKLSPPQLKPGDIVASQYEILGVIAHGGMGWIYLANDHFVSGRVVVLKGMQAHKSADETAAAEAEREFLADITHPGIVKIFNFIDDERVPGGFIVMEYVGGPSLRKRRNELPNKRLPFSIAIAYILELLPALDYLHSRGVVYNDLKPDNIIVTEDQVKLIDLGAVSGIGAFGYIYGTKGFQAPEVPTEGPSVASDIYTIGRTLAALTLKLPSEDGVFLPGIPNPTEQPRLRRHVSFYRLLTRATNPDPKKRFKDISELRTQLYGVLREIIAIRDGIQHPAQHSLFSPARSTFGTKHLVFRTDQLIDGIERTVRITAPEVVSALPTPLLDHDDVGAALLQGYSYTEPQEALETLRQAMQAVEYEKSAEIPFGVVRSMLDLGYTGQAKQWLDKLEQRLGQDWRYQWYSGVTQLLLEDYEAAQLHFSNMLEILPGESAPKLALAAVNELLLQSLGYSEQQLLEPPVARACANITSNLFELDDSYFEDPTIWEHVTTDPKRIRFNSLRLYGTVWSTNPTTVSSAFGLARLLRAENQVETAVATLDRVPNASRHHRMAQLTTILQLISYDVNESRVRRAARRLEEIPTNEPRFLQIKIAVISAGLSFLRDANLKAAASPNDLFEYPFTQRGLRYGLADTLRALARQAPFSRHRYALVDLANQVRPVTMF, encoded by the coding sequence ATGACGCATAATTTCTCTGACGATGAGCTCAACTACCTCACTCCTGAAGACGATAAGGGCAAAGATGAAGATGGGGGGAAAGGCGAGCCCGGTACCGAGGCGGTTGCCTTCGATCCTTTCGCCGATGACGACGATGAATTCCCCGACGCTAGCCACAATGCTGCTGATGCTGAGGTAGCCGCGCTGTTGCGGCAAGTCGGTGCCGGTGACGACCCTGCCGGTAAGGGCGCTGCGGGTGACAATACCGCGGGCGGCGATGTCGATACGGGCGCTGCGACCGAGGCAGTTGCCTTCGATCCTTTTGCCGATGACGACGATGAATTCGGCGATGCTGACGGCGATAACCAGCGCACTGACGCTGTTGCTTTTGACCCCTTTGCCGACGAGGATGATAACGATGATTCAGAGGCGGCTTTTACCGACCCCGATAATATTGCCGCGCTGATTAAAGACTTAGGCCAGCTGCGCGATAGGAATGAAAAGCAGAGCGGCGATCTGCTTGACACCTCGCAGCGCTCACGCCAGCAGGCGCTGGATACTTTCCGCGAGCTGCGCTTGGCAGCGCGCACCAACCGCGAAGTTGCTGACGGCATGGTCACCCTGCCGTTCGTGGTTCCCACCGCACCCGAAGATGCGCTGATAGACCCGACGGAGGCCATTAAGGAAAAGAAGCTTTCCCCGCCGCAGCTCAAGCCCGGCGATATCGTCGCCAGCCAGTATGAAATCCTCGGCGTGATTGCGCACGGCGGCATGGGCTGGATTTATCTGGCCAATGACCACTTCGTCTCCGGGCGTGTGGTGGTACTCAAAGGCATGCAGGCGCACAAATCCGCTGATGAAACTGCCGCCGCCGAAGCCGAGCGGGAATTCCTAGCCGATATTACTCACCCGGGCATCGTGAAGATTTTCAACTTCATCGATGACGAGCGCGTGCCGGGCGGGTTCATCGTCATGGAGTATGTAGGCGGGCCATCACTGCGCAAACGGCGTAATGAACTGCCCAATAAGCGTCTGCCCTTTAGCATCGCGATTGCCTATATCTTGGAGCTTCTGCCGGCGCTAGATTACCTGCACTCGCGCGGAGTGGTCTACAACGATCTTAAGCCCGACAACATTATTGTCACCGAAGACCAGGTCAAACTCATTGACTTGGGCGCGGTCTCAGGCATCGGGGCTTTCGGCTATATCTACGGCACCAAGGGCTTCCAGGCCCCAGAGGTCCCCACCGAAGGACCATCGGTAGCCAGCGATATCTACACCATCGGGCGCACTTTGGCTGCGCTGACCTTGAAATTGCCGAGCGAAGACGGCGTCTTTTTGCCCGGCATTCCCAACCCGACGGAGCAGCCGCGCCTGCGCCGGCACGTGTCCTTCTACCGTTTGTTAACGCGCGCGACCAACCCGGATCCGAAAAAGCGCTTCAAAGATATCAGCGAGCTGCGCACGCAGCTCTATGGTGTGCTGCGCGAGATCATCGCCATTCGCGATGGCATCCAGCACCCGGCACAGCACTCGCTATTTTCCCCGGCACGTTCGACATTCGGCACCAAGCACTTGGTGTTTCGCACCGACCAGCTTATCGATGGCATCGAGCGGACCGTGCGTATTACCGCCCCCGAGGTTGTATCCGCGCTGCCCACGCCACTGCTGGACCATGACGATGTCGGCGCGGCGCTGCTGCAGGGCTATTCTTATACTGAGCCGCAGGAAGCGCTAGAAACACTGCGCCAGGCGATGCAAGCTGTGGAATATGAAAAGTCCGCCGAAATTCCTTTCGGCGTGGTTCGTTCGATGCTGGATCTTGGCTATACCGGCCAAGCCAAGCAGTGGCTGGATAAGCTCGAGCAAAGGCTCGGACAGGACTGGCGCTACCAGTGGTATTCGGGTGTTACCCAGCTACTTTTGGAAGATTATGAGGCAGCACAGCTGCACTTTTCCAATATGTTGGAGATTTTACCCGGTGAATCTGCGCCAAAGCTTGCGCTCGCGGCCGTCAATGAGCTGTTGCTGCAGTCTTTGGGCTATTCCGAACAGCAGCTTTTGGAACCGCCGGTGGCCCGCGCCTGTGCGAACATCACCTCGAACCTCTTTGAGCTCGACGATTCCTATTTTGAAGATCCCACCATCTGGGAACACGTCACCACCGACCCGAAGCGCATTCGCTTTAACTCGCTGCGCCTTTATGGCACGGTGTGGTCCACCAACCCTACGACCGTTTCTTCAGCTTTCGGACTAGCTCGCTTGCTGCGTGCGGAAAACCAAGTGGAAACGGCGGTTGCGACCTTGGACCGAGTTCCGAATGCTTCACGGCATCATCGCATGGCGCAGTTGACCACGATTCTGCAGCTCATCTCGTATGATGTCAACGAATCGCGGGTACGCCGCGCTGCGCGCCGACTGGAAGAAATCCCAACGAATGAGCCGCGCTTTTTGCAGATCAAAATCGCCGTCATTTCTGCTGGTTTAAGCTTCTTGCGCGACGCCAATCTCAAGGCAGCTGCCTCACCAAATGACCTTTTTGAGTATCCGTTCACCCAGCGAGGCCTGCGCTACGGCTTGGCCGATACGCTGCGTGCGCTCGCGCGCCAAGCGCCCTTTAGCCGTCACCGCTACGCGCTAGTGGACTTGGCAAACCAAGTCCGTCCCGTCACGATGTTCTAG
- a CDS encoding acetate kinase, whose translation MMYCLVINSGSSSIKFQIVDPESSATDEPLASGLVEQIGEPQGAINITVEGEKSREELEVVDHTQGLKRAFELLDARGVGPSQLDFFAVGHRVVHGGKLFSEPVLIDAQIESMIEDLIPLAPLHNPANLDGIRVAREILPDLPHVAVFDTAFFNHMPPAAALYAINNEVASQYNIRRYGFHGTSHEFISQQVPKVLGRDPEHTRQITLHLGNGASAAAVHNGRAMDTSMGLTPLAGLVMGTRTGDIDPGIIFHLAREAQMSIDEIDVLLNKKSGVKGLAGVNDFRALREMIDDGNSDAWLAYNIYIHQLRRFIGSYMIILGRVDAITFTAGVGENDVEVRADALADLEVYGIKIDPERNAVRSDEPREISTDDSTVKVLVVPTNEELAIAQKAAALTQG comes from the coding sequence ATAATGTACTGCTTGGTTATTAACTCAGGATCTTCGTCGATCAAGTTTCAGATCGTAGACCCGGAGTCTTCGGCAACTGATGAGCCTTTGGCCTCTGGTCTGGTTGAGCAGATTGGTGAGCCACAGGGCGCTATCAATATCACCGTCGAAGGCGAGAAATCGCGCGAGGAACTCGAGGTTGTCGACCACACCCAGGGCTTAAAGCGCGCATTTGAGCTTCTCGATGCCCGCGGGGTCGGCCCTTCGCAGTTGGATTTCTTCGCGGTCGGGCACCGCGTGGTGCATGGCGGCAAGCTCTTTTCAGAGCCAGTGCTTATCGATGCCCAAATTGAATCCATGATCGAAGACCTGATCCCTTTGGCGCCGCTGCATAACCCGGCGAACTTAGACGGCATCCGGGTTGCACGGGAAATCCTGCCGGACCTGCCGCACGTGGCAGTCTTTGACACGGCCTTTTTCAATCACATGCCGCCGGCAGCGGCGCTGTATGCGATTAATAATGAGGTCGCCTCGCAGTACAATATTCGCCGCTACGGCTTTCACGGCACCTCGCATGAGTTTATTTCCCAGCAGGTACCGAAGGTATTGGGCCGGGATCCGGAGCACACGAGGCAGATTACGCTGCACTTGGGCAATGGTGCATCGGCAGCCGCGGTGCACAATGGCCGTGCGATGGATACCTCGATGGGACTAACGCCGCTCGCGGGTTTGGTCATGGGTACCCGCACCGGTGATATTGACCCCGGCATCATCTTCCATCTGGCGCGCGAGGCGCAGATGAGCATCGATGAGATTGATGTGTTGCTGAATAAAAAATCCGGTGTCAAAGGCCTGGCCGGTGTCAATGACTTTCGCGCGCTGCGCGAGATGATTGATGACGGCAATTCCGATGCCTGGCTGGCCTATAACATCTATATCCACCAGCTGCGCCGATTCATTGGCTCGTACATGATCATTTTGGGCCGCGTCGACGCGATTACTTTCACCGCTGGAGTGGGCGAAAATGACGTTGAGGTGCGCGCGGATGCGCTCGCGGACTTAGAGGTCTATGGCATCAAGATTGATCCCGAGCGCAACGCGGTGCGCTCCGATGAGCCGCGCGAGATTTCCACCGATGACTCCACGGTGAAAGTCCTGGTCGTGCCCACTAATGAGGAACTCGCTATCGCGCAAAAAGCCGCGGCGCTTACCCAGGGGTAA
- the pta gene encoding phosphate acetyltransferase: MPETRSALLNVLGLSFDEIDVADLAAKSGVAVVRLSQQPPKVAEIVAAQPLADGPAFVEGSGDSHFDAVVAAALGIPLVIVARGDSRAAMLAERHAKDMHATVAGVFSPEQISDERALRRAVNLNVKPVMSAPVFEHNLLEQAKKVGAHVVLPEGEDDRILLAAGALLEKGVVKLTILGEPEALESRASQLGVDLHDATLLDHVRSPLLEEYAQKFAQLRKSKGVTIAQARETMKDISYFATMMVHCGAADGMVSGAAHTTAHTIKPSFQIIKTVPDASVVSSIFLMVMRGRLWAFGDCAVNPNPTAEQLGEIAVVSARTAKQFGIDPRVAMLSYSTGTSGAGPDVERATAAVASAKAIDPQVKIDGPLQFDAACDPGVAAKKMPDSEVAGQANVFIFPDLEAGNIGYKTAQRTGDALAVGPILQGLKKPINDLSRGATVPDIINTVAITAIQAGGK, translated from the coding sequence ATGCCTGAAACCCGTTCGGCGCTTCTGAATGTGCTTGGTTTGAGTTTCGACGAGATTGATGTGGCCGACCTGGCTGCAAAATCGGGGGTCGCTGTGGTGCGCCTTTCGCAGCAGCCGCCGAAGGTGGCAGAGATTGTTGCTGCGCAGCCGCTTGCCGATGGCCCCGCGTTCGTCGAAGGCTCCGGCGATAGTCACTTTGACGCTGTGGTGGCAGCGGCGTTGGGAATCCCGTTGGTCATTGTTGCCCGCGGAGATTCGCGCGCGGCGATGCTGGCTGAGCGTCACGCCAAAGATATGCACGCCACGGTAGCTGGGGTGTTTAGCCCAGAGCAGATTAGCGATGAACGCGCGTTGCGCCGTGCGGTGAATCTGAACGTGAAGCCGGTCATGTCCGCGCCGGTCTTTGAGCACAACCTTTTGGAGCAGGCGAAAAAGGTCGGCGCGCACGTGGTCTTGCCAGAAGGCGAGGATGACCGCATCTTGTTAGCCGCCGGTGCTTTGTTGGAAAAAGGCGTGGTGAAGCTCACTATCTTGGGCGAGCCGGAAGCGTTGGAATCACGAGCGTCGCAGCTGGGCGTGGATTTACATGATGCGACCTTGTTGGATCACGTGCGCTCACCGTTGCTGGAGGAATACGCGCAGAAATTTGCGCAGCTGCGTAAATCCAAGGGCGTGACCATCGCGCAGGCGCGTGAGACCATGAAAGATATCTCGTATTTCGCCACCATGATGGTGCACTGCGGTGCAGCGGATGGCATGGTCTCGGGTGCCGCGCACACGACTGCGCACACGATTAAGCCGTCGTTCCAAATCATTAAGACTGTGCCGGACGCATCGGTGGTTTCCTCGATTTTCTTGATGGTCATGCGCGGGCGCCTGTGGGCCTTTGGTGATTGCGCGGTCAATCCCAACCCGACGGCGGAACAGCTAGGTGAGATCGCAGTGGTCTCAGCGCGCACGGCGAAGCAATTTGGTATCGACCCGCGCGTGGCGATGTTATCCTATTCCACCGGCACCTCTGGTGCTGGACCGGACGTTGAGCGCGCAACGGCGGCGGTTGCTAGTGCCAAGGCGATTGACCCGCAGGTCAAAATTGACGGTCCACTGCAATTTGATGCTGCTTGTGACCCTGGCGTTGCGGCGAAGAAGATGCCGGACTCCGAGGTTGCAGGGCAAGCGAATGTCTTTATCTTTCCGGACCTAGAAGCTGGCAATATCGGCTACAAAACCGCGCAGCGCACGGGTGATGCTTTGGCGGTAGGCCCGATTTTGCAGGGCCTGAAAAAGCCGATCAATGACCTTTCACGTGGTGCGACGGTACCGGATATCATCAACACGGTTGCGATCACGGCGATCCAAGCGGGAGGGAAATAA
- a CDS encoding FAD-dependent oxidoreductase, whose protein sequence is MSTTADVHASNQPARIAVIGSGPAGIYASDLLVKSELDVQIDLFEKMPAPFGLIRYGVAPDHPRIKGIVQSLHNVMEKNEIRFLGNIEVGRDITVDEMHEYYDAIIFATGATQDKAMGLPGEELDGSFGSAEFVGFYDGNPNFKREWDLSAESVAVIGVGNVSLDVSRILAKTADELLVTEIPDNVYQSLKDNKAKEVHVFGRRGPAQAKYTPKELKELDESPTIEVIVAPEDIDYDAASEAARRESKSVDLVCQTLESYAMREPGDAPHKIYIHFFESPTEIVGEDGKVVGIRTERTQLDGNGNVTGTGEFTDWPVQAVYRAIGYHPQHVDGVPFDEKKSVIPNDGGHVIDSSTGESIPGLYATGWIKRGPIGLIGNTKSDAKDTTTMLIEDYVSGKLTAADKRDPEAIINLLESRDVAITTWEGWGRLDAAERAAGEEFERERVKIVEWEDMIRHAGPQA, encoded by the coding sequence ATGAGCACCACCGCGGACGTACACGCGTCCAACCAGCCCGCACGGATTGCTGTTATTGGCTCTGGCCCGGCCGGCATTTACGCTTCTGACCTTCTAGTGAAATCTGAACTGGACGTCCAGATTGACCTATTTGAGAAGATGCCGGCACCTTTTGGCCTCATCCGCTACGGCGTTGCCCCTGACCACCCACGCATCAAGGGCATCGTGCAGTCTTTGCACAACGTGATGGAAAAGAATGAGATTCGCTTCCTCGGCAACATTGAAGTCGGCCGCGACATCACCGTCGATGAGATGCACGAATACTACGACGCCATCATCTTCGCTACCGGCGCGACCCAGGACAAGGCCATGGGTCTGCCTGGTGAGGAGCTCGACGGCAGCTTCGGCTCCGCTGAGTTCGTGGGCTTTTACGACGGCAACCCAAACTTCAAGCGCGAATGGGACCTCAGCGCTGAGTCCGTCGCTGTTATCGGCGTCGGCAACGTGTCTTTGGACGTTTCCCGCATCCTGGCGAAGACCGCCGATGAGCTGCTGGTTACCGAAATTCCAGACAACGTCTACCAGTCCCTCAAGGACAACAAGGCCAAGGAAGTCCACGTGTTTGGCCGTCGCGGCCCAGCGCAGGCAAAGTACACCCCGAAGGAACTCAAGGAGCTCGACGAGTCCCCAACCATCGAGGTTATTGTCGCGCCAGAGGACATCGACTACGACGCCGCATCGGAAGCTGCGCGCCGCGAGTCCAAGTCCGTTGACCTGGTCTGCCAGACACTGGAAAGCTACGCCATGCGCGAGCCAGGCGATGCACCGCACAAGATTTACATCCACTTCTTCGAATCTCCTACTGAGATTGTCGGCGAAGACGGCAAGGTTGTGGGGATTCGCACCGAGCGCACGCAGCTCGACGGCAACGGCAACGTTACCGGCACCGGCGAGTTCACCGACTGGCCTGTACAGGCTGTTTACCGTGCAATTGGTTACCACCCACAGCACGTCGACGGCGTGCCTTTCGATGAGAAGAAGTCCGTCATCCCGAACGACGGCGGCCATGTTATCGACTCTTCCACCGGTGAATCCATCCCGGGCCTGTACGCCACCGGTTGGATCAAGCGCGGTCCTATCGGCTTGATTGGTAACACCAAGTCCGATGCCAAGGACACCACCACCATGCTCATTGAGGACTACGTCTCCGGCAAGCTCACCGCAGCTGATAAGCGCGACCCTGAAGCGATTATCAACCTGTTGGAGTCCCGCGATGTAGCGATCACCACCTGGGAAGGCTGGGGTCGCTTGGATGCAGCCGAGCGCGCCGCTGGTGAAGAATTCGAGCGCGAGCGCGTAAAGATTGTGGAGTGGGAGGACATGATCCGCCACGCAGGACCACAGGCCTAA